GAAATAATATTGGCTATTTCATCGGCAAATGGGGAGGGTTACCATTACTACGTCGGGTCGCCCACATTTTTCGCATTGACGATCAGCAAATTGACGATGCCCGGGCAAAATTCCTGAAGAATGCCCCCAAGGCCGTGTTTTTTGGTAGATTTGTGACATTTTTTCGAATTTTTGCCGCCCCCCTCGCCGGTATTGTTGAAATGCCCTTTGCACTTTTTGCCGCTTGTAATTTGGCAGGCGCGATCGTTTGGGGCGGTTTTACCGTCACCTTACCCTTTATCCTCGGTCGGATGTTTCCGTTGTCTGAAGTCCTGAAAATCATGACCAAATTTGGGGTGGGTATTTTTGGGATTTTGGCTCTCTGGGTGGCGATCGCCTTTTGGTTGGAGCGCCGTAAATCTAGTGACCAGCAGGCAACTTAACCTGAGTTTTACTTAAAAATATTCGGAAATATGACGCGGCGAATAAGAGATCGGGAGATGTTTCTATGCAAAAAATCCTAGCTTTCAAAAAATGCAAATTTTCGTTGCTTCCCCGTGTCTCTCCCTCTCCGTGTCTCCCTTTCCCTAAAGAATGTCGGCTAAATTCCCATCCATAACTGACGTTTTTTAAGCAGAGGGTAGGGTAATTTCCGCCAAGGTCATAGACAATTTTTCAGCAATGCCTGCAACCCACTGTTCAGATTGTTTAGTATAGCTGCGAGGGATATTTGTGCCGACCACGAGCAACCCTTTTTTATCAATGGGCTGACAAATAATACCCTGAGTATTTTCCGGCAAATAGTCAAATTCAACACGTCCGGGATAAAGTTTTAGGGTCACGAGGTAAACCGCCTTTTGCTTTTCCAAAACTCGCTCAGCAATTGTGCCCACATTAAAGTCTTT
This portion of the [Limnothrix rosea] IAM M-220 genome encodes:
- a CDS encoding DedA family protein, which encodes MTLDFFSLESLQIFIDEYGYWSVFVGIGLENTGIPLPGEALTLIGGFLAGSGELKYQWVLIGAIAGSFVGNNIGYFIGKWGGLPLLRRVAHIFRIDDQQIDDARAKFLKNAPKAVFFGRFVTFFRIFAAPLAGIVEMPFALFAACNLAGAIVWGGFTVTLPFILGRMFPLSEVLKIMTKFGVGIFGILALWVAIAFWLERRKSSDQQAT